The following proteins are encoded in a genomic region of Gossypium hirsutum isolate 1008001.06 chromosome D05, Gossypium_hirsutum_v2.1, whole genome shotgun sequence:
- the LOC107902192 gene encoding glycine-rich protein 5: MVCYKLLVVLFVGAFVICSSTSSSARMLTGGFEDEKTLFHLRPRFGGGLGGGAGFGGGAGAGSGGGQGGGFGGGIGGGAGFGFGAGGGLGGGGGAGAGGGFGGGAGGGGGLGGFP; this comes from the coding sequence ATGGTGTGTTATAAGCTTCTTGTTGTTTTGTTTGTTGGTGCATTTGTGATTTGCAGTAGTACTAGTAGTAGTGCCAGGATGCTTACGGGTGGGTTTGAAGATGAGAAAACACTGTTTCACCTTCGTCCGAGATTCGGTGGTGGTTTAGGAGGTGGAGCTGGATTTGGTGGGGGTGCTGGTGCTGGAAGTGGTGGTGGACAAGGTGGAGGGTTTGGAGGTGGAATAGGTGGGGGTGCTGGGTTTGGGTTTGGAGCTGGAGGTGGACTTGGGGGTGGTGGTGGAGCTGGTGCCGGTGGTGGGTTTGGTGGAGGAGCTGGCGGAGGTGGTGGGTTAGGAGGTTTCCCTTGA
- the LOC107903457 gene encoding rab3 GTPase-activating protein catalytic subunit isoform X3, giving the protein MAVPFYDENIYLLNMKNDTEAKLLEVIPSVDVLNTTNTNSIPPTSVLKQLAVAIEAGKNFKTVKDLLASFGNSSPSKEKAGLSFSTVKSLVIREKEDKLASGFGDDKKVLALINSLFDADGKFLQRKLVSDSNTCTPKIPFIKDIHGAPPHGFVVKLSEVIGSFRSLHKMALFWCRVVIELRRFWSEEKHLPGIPVNEIPDLNSCLLYQQLQVINCCLSRKRQHYIATESFDSEMMEAGSNVKESDVSKGTVSAGSALYARLKTGELVLRQGANQLIENLAMLETGEPMYSPITQEGPLLTEDLIRETEELVLRTGSVGAGCSRLLSDMQAFKAANPGCVLEDFVRWHSPPDWIEDEPSDKVPGARGQLSSRMQKGGNLWRELWETSKPVPAIKQTPLYDEDLAVDGILNFFENIPISELFQQLFLALLSLGFVLAEDKLSANENLSKLFYECKDYVVATCQRNTWNDKVDDLCQVYETVETMLVSPEEVIKAIKQADETPTQENESPTRGELKLRFLRLGLNFGNKDKQQKKTPTTTKEPKKNADENPSRPFASFFDTKSSLFAKMSPKAKNLPQVDKPPAIDESNLTVA; this is encoded by the exons ATGGCTGTTCCATTCTACGATGAAAACATATATTTGCTCAACATGAAGAATGACACGGAAGCAAAG CTTTTAGAAGTAATACCTTCTGTAGATGTTTTAAATACCACCAACACGAATAGCATTCCTCCGACATCTGTACTCAAACAATTGGCTGTAGCTATTGA GGCTGGAAAAAATTTTAAGACGGTGAAAGATCTTTTGGCATCTTTTGGAAATTCTTCACCAAGTAAGGAAAAGGCAGGCTTGAGCTTCTCTACAGTCAAGTCGTTAGTTATTCGTGAGAAAGAGGATAAACTTGCATCTGGATTCGGTGATGACAAGAAAGTCCTTGCTTTGATTAATTCACTGTTTGATGCAG ATGGAAAATTCCTCCAACGGAAGCTTGTATCTGATTCAAACACATGTACACCAAAGATACCTTTTATTAAAGACATTCATGGTGCTCCTCCACATGGCTTTGTTGTTAAGCTTTCTGAAGTCATTGGAAGCTTTAGATCCCTTCACAAGATGGCACTCTTTTGGTGCAGGGTTGTTATCGAA CTGAGAAGATTTTGGTCTGAAGAAAAACATCTGCCAGGCATTCCTGTGAATGAGATTCCAGATCTAAATTCATGTCTTCTATATCAACAATTACAGGTTATTAACTGTTGTCTATCAAGGAAAAGACAACATTATATTGCCACTGAATCATTTGATTCAGAAATGATGGAAGCTGGTTCAAATGTTAAAGAATCAGATGTTTCTAAGGGCACAGTATCTGCCGGCTCTGCTTTGTATGCTCGACTTAAGACTGGAGAACTTGTTCTTCGGCAGGGAGCTAATCAACTGATTGAAAACTTGGCAATGTTGGAAACTGGTGAACCTATGTACTCACCTATTACCCAG GAAGGACCTTTGCTTACAGAAGATCTTATCAGGGAAACGGAGGAATTAGTGCTTCGTACTGGGAG TGTTGGTGCTGGGTGCTCTCGACTACTCTCTGACATGCAGGCTTTCAAG GCTGCAAATCCTGGCTGTGTTTTAGAAGATTTTGTTAGATGGCACTCTCCTCCTGATTGGATTGAAGATGAGCCAAGCGATAAGGTTCCGGGTGCTAGAGGTCAACTAAGTAGTAGAATGCAGAaaggag GTAATTTGTGGCGTGAACTATGGGAGACATCCAAACCCGTACCGGCTATTAAACAAACACCCCTCTATGATGAGGATTTGGCAGT GGATGGAATACTGAATTTCTTCGAGAACATTCCCATTTCTGAGCTTTTTCAACAATTGTTTCTTGCTCTT CTCAGTTTGGGATTTGTATTAGCCGAGGACAAACTCTCTGCTAACGAAAACTTGTCAAAGCTGTTTTATGAGTGCAAAGACTATGTTGTTGCAACTTGCCAGAGAAATACCTGGAACGATAAAGTGGACGATCTTTGCCAG GTATACGAAACCGTGGAAACGATGTTAGTGTCTCCCGAAGAAGTCATAAAGGCAATAAAGCAGGCGGATGAGACACCAACACAGGAAAATGAAAGCCCCACCCGGGGTGAGCTAAAACTTCGATTCCTGAGGCTCGGACTCAATTTTGGTAACAAGGATAAACAGCAGAAAAAAACACCGACGACTACAAAAGAACCGAAGAAGAATGCAGATGAGAATCCTTCTCGTCCATTCGCTAGCTTTTTCGATACCAAGTCATCTTTATTTGCAAAGATGTCACCTAAAGCTAAGAATCTCCCACAAGTTGACAAACCTCCAGCCATAGATGAAAGTAATTTGACGGTGGCTTGA
- the LOC107903458 gene encoding dihydrolipoyllysine-residue succinyltransferase component of 2-oxoglutarate dehydrogenase complex 2, mitochondrial produces MLGALRRKVASGRSSASILGKSLQAIRPGVSASGVSSNAGKEMLPVQLRGIAHVRNFSHLVLPGCSAGLIKTRDAICTIQPEAIMQTSCRAFSSGDGDLVDAVVPFMGESISDGTLATFLKKPGDRVKADEPIAQIETDKVTIDVVSPQDGVIQEYVAKEGETVEPGTRVAVISKSAEGVAAAAPTEMKSEKAASEPSPPAEAVKEDKPKAKVEASPAAAKPKAPSPPPPKRTASEPVLPPKERERRVPMTRLRKRVATRLKDSQNTFALLTTFNEVDMTNLMKLRSDYKDAFVEKHGVKLGFMSGFVKATVSALQHQPIVNAVIDGDDIIYRDYIDISIAVGTSKGLVVPVVRDADKMNFAEIEKTINNLAKKANDGTISIDEMAGGSFTISNGGVYGSLLSTPIINPPQSAILGMHSIVSRPMVVGGTVVPRPMMYIALTYDHRLIDGREAVFFLRRIKDVIEDPRRLLLDV; encoded by the exons ATGTTGGGCGCTTTAAGGAGAAAAGTTGCGAGCGGACGCTCATCAGCTTCG ataTTAGGAAAGTCATTACAGGCGATTCGGCCTGGTGTTTCGGCTTCTGGAGTTTCTTCTAATGCTGGAAAAGAG ATGCTACCAGTTCAACTGAGAGGGATTGCCCATGTTCGGAACTTCTCTCATCTTGTTCTGCCTG GATGTTCTGCTGGTTTAATAAAAACAAG AGATGCCATTTGTACCATTCAACCAGAGGCTATCATGCAAACATCATGCAGGGCTTTCTCTTCTGGAGATG GGGATCTCGTTGATGCTGTTGTCCCTTTTATGGGAGAATCAATCAGTGACGGAACTTTGGCAACATTCTTGAAAA AACCTGGTGATAGAGTAAAAGCGGATGAACCGATTGCTCAAATAGAAACAGATAAG GTAACAATTGATGTTGTCAGCCCCCAAGATGGTGTGATACAAGAG TATGTAGCCAAGGAAGGAGAAACTGTGGAACCAGGTACTAGGGTTGCTGTCATTTCAAAGTCCGCTGAGGGGGTAGCAGCTGCTGCTCCCACTGAAATGAAATCCGAAAAAGCTGCTTCTGAGCCATCTCCTCCTGCTGAAGCTGTAAAAGAGGATAAGCCAAAAGCTAAAGTTGAAGCTTCTCCTGCTGCGGCGAAGCCTAAAGCCCCTTCTCCACCACCTCCAAAACGAACAGCTTCTGAACCTGTACTTCCACCCAAAGAAAGGGAAAGAAGG GTTCCCATGACAAGGCTTAGGAAACGAGTTGCTACACGATTGAAAGATTCTCAAAATACTTTTGCACTGTTGACAACGTTCAATGAAGTTGACAT GACTAATTTGATGAAGCTCCGCTCCGATTACAAGGATGCCTTTGTTGAGAAACACGGTGTCAAGTTGGGATTTATGTCAGGATTTGTTAAA GCCACTGTTAGTGCACTTCAGCATCAGCCTATTGTAAATGCTGTAATTGACGGGGATGATATTATTTATCGAGATTATATAGATATCAGCATTGCTGTTGGAACTTCTAAG GGGCTTGTTGTTCCAGTTGTCCGTGATGCTGATAAGATGAATTTTGCTGAGATAGAGAAGACAATCAACAATCTTGCAAAGAAGGCAAATGATGGGACCATTTCAATTGATGAAATGGCTGGAGGCTCATTTACAATATCCAATGGTGGTGTTTATGGAAGTCTATTGAGTACCCCCATTATCAACCCTCCTCAG TCAGCGATCTTAGGCATGCACTCAATAGTGTCCCGACCTATGGTTGTTGGAGGTACGGTAGTCCCAAGGCCGATGATGTACATTGCACTCACTTATGACCATAGATTGATCGACGGAAGAGAGGCTGTCTTCTTCTTGCGTCGTATCAAGGATGTTATCGAAGACCCTCGCAGGCTGCTACTCGATGTATGA
- the LOC107903457 gene encoding uncharacterized protein isoform X1 translates to MAAPSFVSKARTAFNSAAAKAERVFTDFKPDFDSDKLLRKEFKNESLNEGESKSFDEVKNSRWRPSNLGTKQEWQERFRKLRIGRKGIEDTEKVEISVMAVPFYDENIYLLNMKNDTEAKLLEVIPSVDVLNTTNTNSIPPTSVLKQLAVAIEAGKNFKTVKDLLASFGNSSPSKEKAGLSFSTVKSLVIREKEDKLASGFGDDKKVLALINSLFDADGKFLQRKLVSDSNTCTPKIPFIKDIHGAPPHGFVVKLSEVIGSFRSLHKMALFWCRVVIELRRFWSEEKHLPGIPVNEIPDLNSCLLYQQLQVINCCLSRKRQHYIATESFDSEMMEAGSNVKESDVSKGTVSAGSALYARLKTGELVLRQGANQLIENLAMLETGEPMYSPITQEGPLLTEDLIRETEELVLRTGSVGAGCSRLLSDMQAFKAANPGCVLEDFVRWHSPPDWIEDEPSDKVPGARGQLSSRMQKGGNLWRELWETSKPVPAIKQTPLYDEDLAVDGILNFFENIPISELFQQLFLALLSLGFVLAEDKLSANENLSKLFYECKDYVVATCQRNTWNDKVDDLCQVYETVETMLVSPEEVIKAIKQADETPTQENESPTRGELKLRFLRLGLNFGNKDKQQKKTPTTTKEPKKNADENPSRPFASFFDTKSSLFAKMSPKAKNLPQVDKPPAIDESNLTVA, encoded by the exons ATTCTGATAAATTATTGCGGAAAGAATTCAAAAACGAATCTCTTAACGAAGGCGAGTCtaag AGTTTTGACGAGGTAAAGAATTCTAGGTGGAGACCCTCAAATTTAGGGACAAAGCAAGAATGGCAGGAAAGGTTTAGGAAATTACGGATAGGGAGGAAAGGTATTGAAGACACCGAGAAAGTTGAAATTTCTGTAATGGCTGTTCCATTCTACGATGAAAACATATATTTGCTCAACATGAAGAATGACACGGAAGCAAAG CTTTTAGAAGTAATACCTTCTGTAGATGTTTTAAATACCACCAACACGAATAGCATTCCTCCGACATCTGTACTCAAACAATTGGCTGTAGCTATTGA GGCTGGAAAAAATTTTAAGACGGTGAAAGATCTTTTGGCATCTTTTGGAAATTCTTCACCAAGTAAGGAAAAGGCAGGCTTGAGCTTCTCTACAGTCAAGTCGTTAGTTATTCGTGAGAAAGAGGATAAACTTGCATCTGGATTCGGTGATGACAAGAAAGTCCTTGCTTTGATTAATTCACTGTTTGATGCAG ATGGAAAATTCCTCCAACGGAAGCTTGTATCTGATTCAAACACATGTACACCAAAGATACCTTTTATTAAAGACATTCATGGTGCTCCTCCACATGGCTTTGTTGTTAAGCTTTCTGAAGTCATTGGAAGCTTTAGATCCCTTCACAAGATGGCACTCTTTTGGTGCAGGGTTGTTATCGAA CTGAGAAGATTTTGGTCTGAAGAAAAACATCTGCCAGGCATTCCTGTGAATGAGATTCCAGATCTAAATTCATGTCTTCTATATCAACAATTACAGGTTATTAACTGTTGTCTATCAAGGAAAAGACAACATTATATTGCCACTGAATCATTTGATTCAGAAATGATGGAAGCTGGTTCAAATGTTAAAGAATCAGATGTTTCTAAGGGCACAGTATCTGCCGGCTCTGCTTTGTATGCTCGACTTAAGACTGGAGAACTTGTTCTTCGGCAGGGAGCTAATCAACTGATTGAAAACTTGGCAATGTTGGAAACTGGTGAACCTATGTACTCACCTATTACCCAG GAAGGACCTTTGCTTACAGAAGATCTTATCAGGGAAACGGAGGAATTAGTGCTTCGTACTGGGAG TGTTGGTGCTGGGTGCTCTCGACTACTCTCTGACATGCAGGCTTTCAAG GCTGCAAATCCTGGCTGTGTTTTAGAAGATTTTGTTAGATGGCACTCTCCTCCTGATTGGATTGAAGATGAGCCAAGCGATAAGGTTCCGGGTGCTAGAGGTCAACTAAGTAGTAGAATGCAGAaaggag GTAATTTGTGGCGTGAACTATGGGAGACATCCAAACCCGTACCGGCTATTAAACAAACACCCCTCTATGATGAGGATTTGGCAGT GGATGGAATACTGAATTTCTTCGAGAACATTCCCATTTCTGAGCTTTTTCAACAATTGTTTCTTGCTCTT CTCAGTTTGGGATTTGTATTAGCCGAGGACAAACTCTCTGCTAACGAAAACTTGTCAAAGCTGTTTTATGAGTGCAAAGACTATGTTGTTGCAACTTGCCAGAGAAATACCTGGAACGATAAAGTGGACGATCTTTGCCAG GTATACGAAACCGTGGAAACGATGTTAGTGTCTCCCGAAGAAGTCATAAAGGCAATAAAGCAGGCGGATGAGACACCAACACAGGAAAATGAAAGCCCCACCCGGGGTGAGCTAAAACTTCGATTCCTGAGGCTCGGACTCAATTTTGGTAACAAGGATAAACAGCAGAAAAAAACACCGACGACTACAAAAGAACCGAAGAAGAATGCAGATGAGAATCCTTCTCGTCCATTCGCTAGCTTTTTCGATACCAAGTCATCTTTATTTGCAAAGATGTCACCTAAAGCTAAGAATCTCCCACAAGTTGACAAACCTCCAGCCATAGATGAAAGTAATTTGACGGTGGCTTGA
- the LOC107903457 gene encoding uncharacterized protein isoform X2, with protein sequence MAAPSFVSKARTAFNSAAAKAERVFTDFKPDFDSDKLLRKEFKNESLNEGESKSFDEVKNSRWRPSNLGTKQEWQERFRKLRIGRKGIEDTEKVEISVMAVPFYDENIYLLNMKNDTEAKLLEVIPSVDVLNTTNTNSIPPTSVLKQLAVAIEAGKNFKTVKDLLASFGNSSPSKEKAGLSFSTVKSLVIREKEDKLASGFGDDKKVLALINSLFDADGKFLQRKLVSDSNTCTPKIPFIKDIHGAPPHGFVVKLSEVIGSFRSLHKMALFWCRVVIELRRFWSEEKHLPGIPVNEIPDLNSCLLYQQLQVINCCLSRKRQHYIATESFDSEMMEAGSNVKESDVSKGTVSAGSALYARLKTGELVLRQGANQLIENLAMLETGEPMYSPITQEGPLLTEDLIRETEELVLRTGSVGAGCSRLLSDMQAFKAANPGCVLEDFVRWHSPPDWIEDEPSDKVPGARGQLSSRMQKGGNLWRELWETSKPVPAIKQTPLYDEDLAVLGFVLAEDKLSANENLSKLFYECKDYVVATCQRNTWNDKVDDLCQVYETVETMLVSPEEVIKAIKQADETPTQENESPTRGELKLRFLRLGLNFGNKDKQQKKTPTTTKEPKKNADENPSRPFASFFDTKSSLFAKMSPKAKNLPQVDKPPAIDESNLTVA encoded by the exons ATTCTGATAAATTATTGCGGAAAGAATTCAAAAACGAATCTCTTAACGAAGGCGAGTCtaag AGTTTTGACGAGGTAAAGAATTCTAGGTGGAGACCCTCAAATTTAGGGACAAAGCAAGAATGGCAGGAAAGGTTTAGGAAATTACGGATAGGGAGGAAAGGTATTGAAGACACCGAGAAAGTTGAAATTTCTGTAATGGCTGTTCCATTCTACGATGAAAACATATATTTGCTCAACATGAAGAATGACACGGAAGCAAAG CTTTTAGAAGTAATACCTTCTGTAGATGTTTTAAATACCACCAACACGAATAGCATTCCTCCGACATCTGTACTCAAACAATTGGCTGTAGCTATTGA GGCTGGAAAAAATTTTAAGACGGTGAAAGATCTTTTGGCATCTTTTGGAAATTCTTCACCAAGTAAGGAAAAGGCAGGCTTGAGCTTCTCTACAGTCAAGTCGTTAGTTATTCGTGAGAAAGAGGATAAACTTGCATCTGGATTCGGTGATGACAAGAAAGTCCTTGCTTTGATTAATTCACTGTTTGATGCAG ATGGAAAATTCCTCCAACGGAAGCTTGTATCTGATTCAAACACATGTACACCAAAGATACCTTTTATTAAAGACATTCATGGTGCTCCTCCACATGGCTTTGTTGTTAAGCTTTCTGAAGTCATTGGAAGCTTTAGATCCCTTCACAAGATGGCACTCTTTTGGTGCAGGGTTGTTATCGAA CTGAGAAGATTTTGGTCTGAAGAAAAACATCTGCCAGGCATTCCTGTGAATGAGATTCCAGATCTAAATTCATGTCTTCTATATCAACAATTACAGGTTATTAACTGTTGTCTATCAAGGAAAAGACAACATTATATTGCCACTGAATCATTTGATTCAGAAATGATGGAAGCTGGTTCAAATGTTAAAGAATCAGATGTTTCTAAGGGCACAGTATCTGCCGGCTCTGCTTTGTATGCTCGACTTAAGACTGGAGAACTTGTTCTTCGGCAGGGAGCTAATCAACTGATTGAAAACTTGGCAATGTTGGAAACTGGTGAACCTATGTACTCACCTATTACCCAG GAAGGACCTTTGCTTACAGAAGATCTTATCAGGGAAACGGAGGAATTAGTGCTTCGTACTGGGAG TGTTGGTGCTGGGTGCTCTCGACTACTCTCTGACATGCAGGCTTTCAAG GCTGCAAATCCTGGCTGTGTTTTAGAAGATTTTGTTAGATGGCACTCTCCTCCTGATTGGATTGAAGATGAGCCAAGCGATAAGGTTCCGGGTGCTAGAGGTCAACTAAGTAGTAGAATGCAGAaaggag GTAATTTGTGGCGTGAACTATGGGAGACATCCAAACCCGTACCGGCTATTAAACAAACACCCCTCTATGATGAGGATTTGGCAGT TTTGGGATTTGTATTAGCCGAGGACAAACTCTCTGCTAACGAAAACTTGTCAAAGCTGTTTTATGAGTGCAAAGACTATGTTGTTGCAACTTGCCAGAGAAATACCTGGAACGATAAAGTGGACGATCTTTGCCAG GTATACGAAACCGTGGAAACGATGTTAGTGTCTCCCGAAGAAGTCATAAAGGCAATAAAGCAGGCGGATGAGACACCAACACAGGAAAATGAAAGCCCCACCCGGGGTGAGCTAAAACTTCGATTCCTGAGGCTCGGACTCAATTTTGGTAACAAGGATAAACAGCAGAAAAAAACACCGACGACTACAAAAGAACCGAAGAAGAATGCAGATGAGAATCCTTCTCGTCCATTCGCTAGCTTTTTCGATACCAAGTCATCTTTATTTGCAAAGATGTCACCTAAAGCTAAGAATCTCCCACAAGTTGACAAACCTCCAGCCATAGATGAAAGTAATTTGACGGTGGCTTGA